CATATCTATTCTCCACTGTACCAGCTATTAGAACTTTTCCTTACTCCATTCACATATGGCGCacgggaaaaatgactgtttaaatgcctttaCTTGTGCTGtatttaatctaatcttatcctcacaatccctatgggaatgatatgtaggaggttgtagtgtattcccagagtcatcatttacagctggttcttgaaactttgtcagtagactttctcgggatagtttctgTCTACCTTCAAAGGTCTGCCagctcagttctttcaacatctcagtgactcACTCCTGTGAGTCAAATGAACCTGGGACCATTTGTGCTGCTTTTCCCTGTATATGTTCAATACCCGCTACTAGTCCCCATTTTGTATGGCTCCCACACACTGTCAAGTGTGTGTTCAAGGGCAATGTTCTAGAAGGAGTAGCAAGAGTGATTTGTATACAGACTGCAtgtccctagtattctaccaatacactGAAGTCttctacctgctttacccatgagtgAGCCTAAGTGATCATTCCACTTCCTGTCCTTACTGTTACACCTAAGTATTTGTATCAGTTTACAGAGTACAGCTGTGACCCACTAATATTATATTCATATGATAAAATGTTTtccttgttttgtgaagtgcacagttttacacttctgaacatttaaagcaagctgccaatcactgcaccactttgaaatcttatcaagggcTGCCTGAACCTGTTTTACAATATACTGTTTTTATTATATGTTTGCAAGTATTAGCACAGAGCTACAAGAAGTATCACTAACATTTTAAAGAGACAAGATTGATGGTCAGTACTTACCAACAGCAGTTAGAATTCCAGTACCACCAACAGACACATACATAAAAGCGAAAATACTATATAGTGTCGACAATCTGGAATTTCATCTCCTGAAGGTAATTACTGGTCAAACACTCAATCTCTCTGTAATGTTATAGTTTTCTCAAGGTAACTTCTGTTTTGACAGAAAAAGCTCTTGACAAGTCTGTTTTCAATAGTAAACCATTTATGCCCGTCTTGCCAAAGCCAAATAGTTAATAATCgtttactgatgacgttatgaaaaATGCCAAATGATTACAGACAATTTCACTTTCGGCATGCTTTTCATACATATTGGTACTGTCACAAAACAAAGTGAAAACTTATTCTTTTGCAGGTTCAAACATGAATTGATGTGAAATTCAgaagaaagtatttaaaaaaacaTTAGGCCCTAGGTCAAGCAATGCTATATACAGCATCACACACTGTTAAAAGAAATACTGGAGCAGCAAATAATGTTGAAACCTCTGCATGTTAAAATATTACCTTAAAAAATCTCTTGTTGTGTGTAGCCCAGAAAGCTTCATtccacttctgtgtttcttctcgtTCCAGACGAAACTTCTTTTCAATGGCAGACTCATTTTCTGGTATGTGAAAAACAATGGGGCGCAGATTAGACAGCTGATTAGGTGGCCCAATCAAATCATTTTTAATATTCTTCACTGCtggttttatgtctctgctgagACACCTTACCTAAGGAGAAGAAGATTATAGTTTTCCACACATACTACAACACAATATAATCAACAGGACAGAAACTTGATATATATTTGAAAATATCCGCTTTCTTACCTTCTGTGTAGTTATTaaaatagtgagagagagagagagagagagagagagagagagagagagagagagagagagagagagagagaggggggggggggggggggggaacaatatGCTTAATTTCTGATGCAATCATGCAATATAAACAAGAGACACTGATTTTGAAGTATAGAAAGCCATTAACCCAGAAATGTAGAGGAACGTCTTCTTCTCTGATATAGGCCTATACTGTAGTAATTCATATCCAGCACATCGTAGTAGCAAAGATGGGTCAGGACGAATTTTTGATACTATTTGTCAGGTTTGGCCAGTGACGTAATGTTAATGGCTAGTGTGATATAACCTTATGGTGCAAGTATTCACGGTTTGGTTGTCAACTGGTGAAGCCAATAAATCTGAAACCTGGTTGCAGTGACACACTTATGAGTAGCGTAAACCGTTTGAAAAAATCGCCACTGATATCACGTTATAAATCACAATGTTGTTCAGTCGCATGTTTCAtacatcattggtcaaagctggTGGCTAGTAGCGAATATTACTCTTTATCTGCAAAGATGAAGGCACCATATTGTAGGTAAAAGAATATGAGTATGACATGTATCTGTTTCTGCAGCGTACACTGGAACTCCAGCCCAGGGCTAAGGTTGAAAACCGTAACAGCAAGAAGTTCACATCAGGGTTGGATAATGGATCATGTGTGTCACTAGGTAATGTAAAGATGCAATCTTAAAGTGCTGGAAATTCCAGTACAAGCTCTGTTCAGTCACATTGAAATTTGTCTTTCCTGGAGATTTAGTTATCAGGCTGGAGAGAATGTTACTAGTCCATGGGAAAATTGTAGTTTCAGAATAGTCACTGCACTGTGGAGAGGACATTCGACCTACATTTCGCAAGGAGTGGGCAGCAATACAAGTTAATAGTCACCAAATGCTTGCATGAGTAATTGCAAGGGGTGATTCTCAAAACTGAGATGCTCCAACACAACAAACTAAATTTACTCCTAATCTTATCAGAGGAAGGGTAAGTAAAGTGCAGTGCCATTACTTATGTGTTTTGCAACAGAATGTTACAATGCTCATCCTGAAGGGCAACAGGAATGCAAGGTTTTGTCAACAGCTAGTTAAAAATCCTCAAAAGACAACAAGTTTGATTAATGAAGTAATTATGCCAGTTTTTGGCATGAATATGACTAAAAGGCCTGGtcacctgtgaaagtagccatgttCTATACCacctctgctgcaaccattgcaagCTTTTTATATTAGTTTGACTACCAACTAGCTGtttaccaggatgaatggccaccaccaaccTGTGGCCAAGAGTGAAGTAGACCATCCTGGCTCAACATGCATCTGAGTATAACATGCTCAATATCAATGGTTACTTCACAACCTGGGACATCTGAATCCTCCCCTCCACCAAaagcttttctgagctgcacagatggTACTTCTCCTTACAACACTCCCAAAATTATcttggcctcaacctacagtaacctactgcccCCCACCCAATAGTTTCTGCGTCCTTGTCCTATCACCACCTCCCTTTTCACATTCCCTCATCCTCTGTGTATTCCGCCCTCTGCCAATTTACCCACCCgtcctttccccttccctgctcctctacTTGTTCCCTCCATGCCCCACCTCCTGGAGCTGTGTCTGGCAGTCTTGAGCCCCGTCCATACCTTGCTATCCTTCCCCTTTCCCTGCTCCACTCCAGGCAGCTATTTGTATGACAGTCATATTCCAGTCAGGGCTGGCAGatgtagtggtcatgtgtgcatgaagtgttTTTACTTGTGTGACTGTGTCTgcattttctttgctgaagaatgcTTTGCCCAAAAGCAATAATGTGTAACACTCTTTtcactgtgcctatctgcaactcaatggACCATCTTTTTTCCTAAAATTGTTGATTTTCCAGCCTGGAGATTTGATTGTATGAATATAACTAAGTTGTGCTTAATGTGCTTGGAAAAACAACACCATAACCCCAGAAGATAACAGTATATTCCTGGACTTAACAATAAAAATATGTTTGCAGCTCATGATTTACAAATGCAAATGGTCAATAATATAGGTGGCCTTTTATTAAAATAAGACATTTGTTGGCTTTACTGTCAAGCAAACTTTTCACCTACCAACTCGTGCCGACCTCTGGCTATGCTAAAGATCAGTACGTCTTGCTGTGCTATGTATTAGTTTGTCACCACAGCTTTAAtcccaaaaaaaggtaaaaacaataTAGAAGCTGTGGCAATGGCATTTCAAAGCAACCTTCCATGATCTAACTTAATTACAAAGAATACTTAATGGTTTCAAACTTAGTGTTCAAAGTAATTCACTTCTACTTGACGGCCTAAAAACATAGTGTAGTTAATGGTCAAATGAATGTGTGTCAGACTACAAATCCAAATATCCAGGATCTGATACCCAGTCATCCCCAGGACTTTCTGTTTCTCATTGCTTCTTTCCACCATGGCAACAATTTAACATTGTGAACAGTATCAAGATGCGCTGTGGTCCACAATGTGCATACAACTGCAGGTAACCAACCTCCCCACACCCATCCCACCCATTACTGGCTGTATGAACAGTTCTAGGTCGTATGAAGGCAAAGGGGCGTAACAACTCAAAATAGGACCACGCAAAATGGGCACCGTGGTGTACGTTCGGGTAGTGGACTGCTTGGCTTGCTGTTGTTACAATAACGTAGGTGGCTGTAAACATGCAACAAAACGAGTCTAAAATACTACTGGGGGGTGACTATTTTGCACAGCAAGCAACGTCAACGTTTCTATGGCTGAGAGAAACTCTTAGTTTCAGCAGAAACCACAAAGAATGACAACATTAATTATACATAAACTTACTAGGAACGGAATTGTATTACAGACGTTGACAGTCTGTGAAATACTTCCCAAAACACGTGTCATTTTCTACCGCCTCACTGTTACGAAACTCTGACTCCAAATATCTACTAGAGGTCGAAGTTTAGCTATTGccgcaaataaaaacaaaacttcaTCCATGTTTATCATCGGGTAGATAAACATACCAAAGATGTTCATTACTACGCTGCCAGCAAATGTATGGTACAAATTTATTCCGATTTCAAATGCAGCTGAATTTTTTTCTATTCGCGTTTGTTGTTTGTAATTTACAGTCAAATTGTTTAACATATAAACAAGCAAAGACATccataaattaacagaaaaacgCGCGTTTCACGCATAAGCAAAAAATTGTGGTCACAGCTAGTCGCTTACTGCAGTTGCATGTTTGAACTCCCAATTTTCAGTGGTGCAACTTAGAGAGTCGATTTTTGTCATGCCACAAAACATTCAACTTAGTTGAATATAAAAGCTGACTTAGGAATATTCCTCTGCGTGagacgttgcacgcggctcatgaccgcacagcgctgcacgtgtgctgcccGAGTTCAATCGTCGaccggggcagtggcgacagccggcaggttacggacgttgatgcgaagcgaccactatgtagtgaacgttgtatttcaagaaccggaaaatgcagagtaaatcaaggaaacggagacgtggagatttgctatcttttaaaactGAATGGGAGAAtcgttttttctttgtgcaaaaacgtgaaaattcgaaatgtttaatatgaggcagtattctcgctggtcagtggaagtttagtattgaacgccACTATAATAAATTtcgcaaggacgagtacaatttattgtcggattttgaggggatggggaaattgactgagcttaagaagagcgacctgacgatactagatgaatccaacgtaagttgctgttgtcacgagagatctgcgactttctttcaTCATGTCTCAAATCCAACTAatgtaacattttatggagcactgttttcaattttacaggacgacaacaatgatagcccagcGTTACGTCCAAGATATAAGATAGCGCTTAacatagcgagagctggaaaaccatttgctgaaggtgagtttataaaggaGTGCATCAATGACGCTGCTGATTTACTTTGCCCACAGAATAAAATTTAGTTTGGAGCTATCAGTCTTTCTCGGCGGACTGTAAAAAGTCGTCATATAAGTGCCATCGCTGGTGACGTTTACCAtcaattaaggagtgcagtgcaAGTTTTTGTTGCATTTTCCATCTCACTTGATGGGCCCACAGATATTTCAGAGACCGCGCAATTAGTGGACACTGCTATGCACATAACAGAGGAATGCCGTTGAAGAAGCTCTCGATTCAGTTGGCTTAAACTAGGAACGTTTGGTGTCAGTCATAACAGACGGAGCACCTTCAATGAAAAGAGAAAAACTGGGATTTGTtggattactaagaaaaaaaaGCTACAGTGTACAGAAGAATCATTGAACAGCAtccactgcattttgcaccaagaagtactATGTGCAAAAACAGCAAAACTGGGGgacgtcatgcaagtggttattcggacagttaattatttgagatcccaCGGGCTTACACATAcacagtttcacacatatttagctgaAATCAGGGAAGAGTATGGTGACATACCATACCACAGTGAAGTCCGCTGGCTTAGCCGTGATAATgtactcaaaagattttttgagctgagaataccaataaatcagtgtttaaaggacaaaggaaggtacgACCCCAACttagaagatccagagtgggttGCCAACCTTGCTTTTTTAGTGGACATTACCGGACACCTGAATGCATTGAACACAAGTttgcaaggagaaaatcagctaatttgtgaaatggctgaaaaggtgCAAGCTTGAGCTGTGGGAACGACAGCTCTCGTCAGGAACGCATTGCATTTTCTACTCTGTCTACTGTGCTAGAACACAATTGCAAAGAATACGTTTccgtacttagtgcaataaaagaggaatttctcaagcgactTAGGAATATATCATATTTATCCCAAGCTTTTGAATGGTTctcgagaccatttgctgtttctgtatatgatattcatcccaatttgcaaatggaattaatagatctacagtgtaattctcgtctgagagacaagttccttttggcaagacgtgtaatagactattatcacgactttccacagcaagagtttcctcgtccccattgtgaagccgcgaagataatgtcaatgtttgacTCGACATaagtttgtgagagatttttttctgttatgaagattaggaagtctcggttaagagcaaacatcagtgatgaaaatttacgtaactttttgcgtttgtctgtatgtagaaattttgttccagacattaaacttattgtaaactccacctgtgataattacaTAAAACGTattgtaggtaataggtactccTTCAGACCATAATTTCTTTCAaccactcctactaaccttattgcttcattcaataaagcaagctaggaaacgaaACGCATTACAGAGGATGGCGCGGAGAGAGGGTATGGTGGGGAGGGTTGAGAAGCGGGTGGCCagtttgcccctgtgtgcacgcagaatgCCTGTTAActgcacatgtgcaggattcctgctcTCTAGATTCTCACATTTTACCGTTCGCGTTGTTTTTGCGTAGTCTTTCATTGACAGCATCAACACCAGTTTGTATTCTGCAATTTAGAACATTGGCGACTGTTATCATGAACTGCAGACTTAACTTAATTGGGCTCTTTTAAAAATTATGAGAACAGTAGGCCTATCCTCGTTCAGAAAATCGTTGTCTAAATTCAGCGTACAGTTACGTTAGAAATGGGTTATTTTGAGAGTTTTTGGACGCTTATAAAattatattttcgtaagttaccgTTACGAAAGTTTTGATAAGTACGGTAATTTACTTCGTAGCAAATCACCATCTGTGAttcacagttctgccaaagaatacatcatCCCTGCACTTCATTGTATACTATCGCAAAGAAGCGTGCGtctttgagaattttcggaagctaccACTGACATTTGCATAATCTAGAATAAATCTGTAGCAAATCGACGTttttgatttagttactgtagcagattttctaactaacatattgtgttacagctggttttcccttaaagaggagtagccccatatattatctgcatttatggtAAATTAACTCTGTTTCCCGTTTGCTTacaactataattaacctcaaaacaTTTTAGGAAATTAGTAGTTTTCGCAAAAATAGACATAATGTCtgaagggataccgcaatcactggttctacaatgttacttataattcgtcttgattgcaaaaatgttaatTCACGAGACCGATTTCGGTTcctctaatgaggaagtattgaataggattgggggagaagagaagctggtggcacaacttgactataaaatgggatcggttggtaggacatgttctgaggcatcaagggaccaccaatttagtattggagggcagtgtggggggtaaaaatcgtagagagagaccgagagatgaatacactaagcagattcaacaggatgtaggttgcagtaggaactgggagatgcagaatcttgcacaggatagagtagcatggagagctgcatcaaaccagtctcaggactgaagaccacaacaacaacaataacaatattttaaaaactcATATGAAGCAGAAAATGTAACACAAACGTTTGGAAAGTGTATCACTAGTTTGatatgaagtgaaacatgaacagaaGCTCAAATTTCACTATGGACACGATTTTATACGAAAATAACGCTGTATCCTACAAATGCCGTTTAACATACTGTGTATCACAAACATTTTAAACTGACTTTGAAACAGGATAATCCAAGACTCTGTACTTGTTTTCCTTGGTTTCCCAATGACCTTTGCTCCGATGAAGTAGCAGAAGTTAAATTTTTTAAGGACTGAATAATACGGATCATCCCAAATATTGTGTCGATCCCGAAATAACACAATATATAACCAAGTACTTGCGACAGAAAGCGATGTATCTATTTGCTCATGAATGTCAGTCTGTATTCAGTGTTTTTTGTTATGCATGTACTCACATCAGATGACAATTTATGTAAAGTCATACAACAAACGTGTGCAACGAACTTATAAACTGTGCATTAAAAAATGCTATGGTATGCTACTCACAAAGTTTGAATAAGTGTGCTCATAGCATACCAGGGGATTACGTGATATGCCCTTACAAATTATAAGTAATAAACAATGATGTAAGCCTTTTTCTAACAAACATACACAAAACGCTAAGAatcattgtgtgttgaaaatgtaatatgtattttagttatcaaaaattgtttttgtaatgaatGTATTCTTCAAAGAATAACTATACTTTAGAAAAGGTGTGTCTTAGAGTTACATTATAATGATATCCAAGGTCATGTTAATTTTTCGTTCATCAAGATTTTACATCATTTAATATTTTTGGCTGTTCCAGTATCATTGCCAATGAGCTGCAGCCGCCACCATTAAACGGCAAATATGAATTTAAAGTAACCCTGCAAAAGGCGCATGACCTGCACCCATTTAAGTTAAGTTGTTTCTTTTTTCAGAAGAGCAGGGAAGCTGAGCAGTACAATTTCTAAACATGTTCTTACTCAATTTTGACTTGAAGCCCAACTCAAGACTTGTCCTGGACTAATGTAGGCACTTATAATATTGTTGTGAACAGTAAAGAGTTTTGCTATACATATAGCCAATGAAGCATTAACTAATATAACACTAAAGCATTTCTCTCTCAGTCAGTATTAATATAGATGCTAAATAAGTTTTTCACACCAGTGCAAATCTTATACCTCGCTCCACCTTACATAAAATTTGTAACACATAATATTCTAAACGCTAAATAACTGAGCTAAGACAGCAAATACTTTTCATTTTACTTGTCTGGTAAAACAAAAATAGACAAAAGTTGTTTCATTGCGATTTTTAAAGACAATCTGACACAACAATTAACAGTTTTCAAACCTCACTTtatagaataaataatatttaaagggGACAAAGGAGGACTCAGGATGTTGCGCTGATCCCCCTAACTGACAAGTTTGAGGTGCTATCTTTCACTGAAacggaaactgaaactgagccagtggcacTAACTTCACctattttggggaaacctgttttggcTAGTGTCAGGAGGAGGCATATGCAAAGGGACTGGGCTCCACTATTTGTCGGAAATTTAAGCATATAggtaaatggcagcaagggacaggaaaggacaccaggtgcactcagtgtgtatgcctgagggcctcattcaacatggtGAAGAGAgtgttccagcagccattgagggaacagggtaaACCAACTGCAGAGAAGGTTCAGAAGACCAGCAGagtgcatggagtttcaatgaagctcagaaTCTGTAGCATtctccccagaactgatcgtgatCCTTTGATTCtcagttgagtggaaggactgaaacaGAGACTTTAGAAGTTCAATGACTTACTGGGCTTGCACCACAagattgagaactgtagggtccccctaaataggtcaaatgtacactacacatcagaggctactACTTAAGTAGCTGACTATGTGTGAGGTGCACACAAggattttttttagattaggccACTCCCCATCCAATCCAGACACCGATAGCTTTAGGAAACATGAAGTATCAGTGTAAAATCGAAAGAAATCCCTCCCAaagatgagagtattaaaatcctaacgaCAAACTGCCAATGAATTCGCAAAAAATGCTACAGTTTCAACCGCTCTTGAAAAGCAGTGAAGTTCACAAAatactaggtgcagaaagctggttgaaacctaaaattgatagcagtgagagttttgggaaaaatttaagtgcatat
This DNA window, taken from Schistocerca piceifrons isolate TAMUIC-IGC-003096 chromosome 4, iqSchPice1.1, whole genome shotgun sequence, encodes the following:
- the LOC124795261 gene encoding COA8 family protein CG14806, mitochondrial produces the protein MTRVLGSISQTVNVCNTIPFLVRCLSRDIKPAVKNIKNDLIGPPNQLSNLRPIVFHIPENESAIEKKFRLEREETQKWNEAFWATHNKRFFKERDEYITANSDQKVPLTADEMSVFYKSFLDEHWKIHMRYNAEWYRRNVSLLFLAIRVKLHKIRKILKFSKP